Proteins encoded in a region of the Vibrio sp. CB1-14 genome:
- a CDS encoding methyl-accepting chemotaxis protein has translation MRSRPDSDPTYQSIVDTFQSISKHDPLIKSVFYAPANTHEYFDLNGRYNNLDYYTTKRPWWFEALEKDRLFITKPQIDANDKSIVTSIKTTVQDNKQQLIGVLGIDILGTEIKQGLIDKMRYQGVGTGFLIASDGDIIAFNDTQDRIDMSTLPKLADIDKVFANTSGFAELQSQVSRQLQTIGSVSFNGEPHLVFVEAVTDPTLELDWRVGFMVPESLITDPIQATFWGTVTVILLVLIISGIAMLVIINRFLTKPLNNVVTAMDNIAVGEGDLTQRLEYQHDDELGKLSRSFNLFVNDIQQTTQLSLRTTEQVTNDAIELHRIAEHFGNTIASQKSYIEQIATASTEMSQTISGIADNAQTAQQHASDASTSSQQSQTLTHDASNLMNDIYQDVSKSEEVVAVLNDNATAITSVLEVIKGVAEQTNLLALNAAIEAARAGEQGRGFAVVADEVRTLAQRTQQSTVDIEGIIATLQSSAANAVDSLRIGRSKTEQGVDMIAEVDNKLREIHQTMEMIDSQSQEIASMVNEQAIASGEISQQTVSVDQLAEDSVADTRKMLSKIDKQLEMVEELKKTIGKFKVS, from the coding sequence GTGAGATCTCGCCCTGATAGCGACCCTACCTATCAGTCGATAGTTGATACCTTTCAATCTATTTCTAAGCACGATCCACTGATCAAGTCGGTCTTCTACGCTCCAGCCAATACTCATGAATATTTCGATCTCAACGGCCGTTATAACAACCTTGACTATTACACTACCAAGCGACCTTGGTGGTTTGAAGCACTAGAAAAAGACCGTCTTTTCATTACAAAACCACAAATTGATGCTAACGATAAGAGTATTGTTACTTCAATTAAAACCACGGTGCAAGATAATAAGCAGCAGCTTATTGGTGTCTTGGGAATTGATATTCTAGGGACAGAGATTAAGCAAGGCTTGATTGATAAGATGCGCTATCAAGGTGTTGGTACTGGCTTTTTAATTGCTTCGGATGGTGACATCATCGCATTTAACGATACTCAAGACCGTATTGACATGTCGACACTGCCGAAGCTCGCCGACATTGACAAAGTGTTTGCCAATACCTCTGGATTTGCCGAGCTTCAAAGTCAAGTCAGCCGCCAGCTACAAACTATAGGTTCTGTATCATTTAACGGTGAGCCGCACCTAGTATTTGTCGAAGCCGTTACTGACCCAACTCTCGAACTTGATTGGCGTGTAGGCTTCATGGTGCCAGAGAGCTTAATTACCGATCCAATTCAAGCTACTTTTTGGGGAACCGTCACGGTAATTCTGTTGGTGCTGATCATCAGTGGCATTGCTATGTTAGTCATTATTAATCGCTTCCTAACTAAACCTTTAAATAATGTTGTCACCGCTATGGACAATATAGCTGTGGGCGAAGGCGATCTAACCCAGCGTTTGGAATACCAACATGATGATGAGCTAGGCAAGCTGAGTCGCTCGTTTAACCTCTTTGTCAACGATATCCAGCAGACCACGCAGCTTAGCCTTCGAACCACTGAGCAAGTCACTAACGACGCGATTGAACTGCATCGTATCGCTGAACACTTTGGCAACACCATCGCTAGTCAAAAAAGCTACATTGAGCAAATCGCCACAGCTTCGACGGAAATGTCACAAACGATCAGTGGTATTGCGGACAATGCACAGACAGCACAACAGCATGCTTCAGATGCGTCAACGAGCTCTCAGCAGAGTCAAACACTGACTCACGACGCAAGCAATCTGATGAATGACATCTACCAAGATGTCTCAAAATCAGAGGAAGTGGTTGCCGTTCTTAATGACAATGCTACCGCCATTACTAGTGTGCTTGAGGTAATTAAAGGCGTCGCCGAGCAGACGAACCTACTCGCGCTCAACGCCGCGATTGAAGCTGCTCGCGCTGGTGAGCAAGGGCGTGGTTTTGCGGTCGTTGCCGATGAAGTTCGTACCCTCGCCCAGCGCACTCAACAGTCTACTGTTGATATTGAAGGCATCATCGCCACGCTACAAAGCTCTGCGGCTAACGCGGTAGATTCACTACGCATTGGCCGCTCTAAAACCGAGCAAGGCGTGGATATGATTGCTGAAGTCGACAATAAGCTACGCGAAATTCATCAAACGATGGAAATGATCGACTCTCAATCTCAAGAGATCGCCTCCATGGTGAATGAGCAAGCTATTGCCTCTGGCGAAATCAGTCAGCAGACCGTCTCTGTGGATCAGCTAGCCGAAGACAGTGTCGCAGACACACGCAAGATGCTAAGCAAAATCGACAAGCAGCTTGAAATGGTGGAAGAGCTTAAAAAGACGATTGGTAAATTTAAAGTAAGCTAA
- the nrdA gene encoding class 1a ribonucleoside-diphosphate reductase subunit alpha yields the protein MNQQLSVTKRNGRKESIDLEKIHRVIAWAAEGLDNVSVSQVELKAHIQFYDGITTSDIHETIIKSAADLISEDAPDYQYLAARLAIFHLRKKAYGQYEPPALFDHVSKMVEMGKYDAHLLEDYTKAELEELDDYIDHTRDHDFSYAAVKQLEGKYFVQNRVSGQIYESAQFLYILVAACLFGKYPKETRLDYIKRFYDATSTFKISLPTPIMSGVRTPTRQFSSCVLIECGDSLDSINATASSIVRYVSQRAGIGINAGRIRALGSEIRGGEAFHTGCIPFYKYFQTAVKCCSQGGVRGGAATVFYPMWHGEVQSLMVLKNNRGVEENRVRHMDYGVQLNKLMYARLVQGGNITLFSPSDVPGLYDAFFEDQDEFERLYVKYENDPSIKKETVKAVELFSLLMQERASTGRIYIQNVDHCNTHSPFDSKVAPVRQSNLCLEIALPTKPLKNVEDESGEIALCTLSAFNLGAINELDDLKDLSDLVVRALDALLDYQDYPLPAAYRSTMNRRTLGVGVINYAYYLAKNGVKYSDGSANNLTHRTFEAIQYHLLKASVELAKEQGRCPSFHETNYAKGLMPIDTYKKDIDLVCDEALHYDWDELRAEIMEFGLRNSTLTALMPSETSSQISNATNGIEPPRGYVSVKASKDGILKQVVPDFANLKENYELLWNIGGNDGYLHLVGIMQKFVDQAISANTNYDPSVYDSGKVPMKKLLQDLLTAYKFGVKTLYYHNTRDGAKDDQNDKAAVVEQDDDCAGGGCKI from the coding sequence ATGAACCAGCAACTTTCCGTTACTAAACGTAATGGCCGCAAAGAAAGTATTGATCTCGAAAAAATCCACCGCGTTATCGCATGGGCTGCCGAAGGCCTAGACAACGTTTCTGTATCGCAGGTGGAACTTAAGGCTCACATCCAGTTTTACGATGGCATTACAACGTCTGACATCCATGAAACTATCATCAAGTCTGCAGCAGACCTTATCTCTGAAGACGCACCAGACTACCAATACCTAGCAGCTCGCTTGGCTATCTTCCACCTACGTAAAAAAGCGTACGGTCAGTATGAGCCACCAGCGCTGTTCGACCATGTGTCGAAAATGGTTGAAATGGGTAAGTATGACGCGCACCTGCTTGAAGACTACACTAAAGCTGAGCTTGAAGAGCTGGACGATTACATCGACCACACTCGCGATCACGACTTCTCTTACGCTGCGGTCAAACAGCTGGAAGGTAAATACTTCGTACAGAACCGTGTAAGCGGTCAAATCTACGAAAGTGCACAGTTCCTATACATCCTTGTTGCGGCTTGTCTATTTGGCAAGTATCCAAAAGAGACGCGTCTTGACTACATCAAGCGCTTTTATGATGCAACATCGACATTTAAAATTTCTCTACCTACACCAATTATGTCTGGTGTACGTACCCCTACTCGTCAGTTCAGCTCTTGTGTTCTGATTGAGTGTGGTGACAGCCTAGATTCTATTAACGCGACGGCAAGCTCTATCGTACGCTACGTATCACAACGCGCAGGTATCGGTATCAACGCGGGTCGTATTCGTGCTTTGGGTTCTGAAATCCGCGGCGGCGAAGCGTTCCACACTGGCTGTATTCCATTCTACAAATACTTCCAAACAGCGGTTAAGTGCTGTTCTCAAGGTGGTGTGCGTGGCGGTGCGGCGACGGTGTTCTACCCTATGTGGCACGGCGAAGTACAATCACTAATGGTTCTTAAGAACAACCGTGGTGTTGAAGAGAACCGTGTACGTCACATGGACTACGGTGTTCAGTTGAACAAACTGATGTACGCACGTCTTGTTCAAGGCGGCAACATTACGCTGTTCTCGCCATCAGACGTTCCTGGTCTTTACGACGCATTCTTCGAAGACCAAGATGAGTTCGAGCGTCTATACGTTAAGTACGAGAACGATCCGTCAATTAAGAAAGAGACGGTGAAAGCGGTCGAGCTATTCTCGCTACTGATGCAAGAGCGTGCGTCTACCGGTCGTATCTACATCCAAAACGTCGACCACTGTAACACTCACAGCCCGTTTGACTCGAAGGTTGCACCAGTTCGTCAATCTAACCTATGTCTTGAGATTGCACTGCCAACTAAGCCACTGAAAAACGTGGAAGACGAATCAGGTGAGATTGCGCTATGTACGCTATCTGCATTCAACTTGGGTGCGATTAACGAGCTTGACGATCTGAAAGATCTGTCTGACCTAGTGGTTCGTGCACTTGATGCACTGCTCGATTACCAAGACTACCCACTACCAGCGGCATACCGTTCAACCATGAACCGCCGTACTCTGGGTGTTGGTGTGATTAACTACGCTTACTACCTGGCGAAAAATGGTGTTAAGTACTCGGATGGTTCCGCAAACAACCTCACTCACCGCACGTTCGAAGCGATTCAGTACCACCTACTGAAAGCGTCTGTCGAGCTTGCAAAAGAGCAAGGTCGCTGCCCATCGTTCCACGAGACAAACTACGCGAAAGGCTTGATGCCAATCGACACGTACAAGAAAGACATTGATCTCGTGTGTGACGAAGCACTTCATTACGATTGGGATGAGCTACGTGCAGAAATCATGGAGTTCGGTCTACGTAACTCAACACTGACTGCGCTAATGCCTTCAGAGACCTCTTCGCAGATCTCTAACGCAACCAACGGTATTGAGCCACCGCGTGGTTACGTATCAGTGAAAGCGTCGAAAGACGGTATCCTGAAGCAGGTTGTGCCAGATTTTGCCAACCTAAAAGAGAACTACGAGCTACTGTGGAACATCGGTGGTAACGATGGTTACTTGCACCTTGTCGGTATCATGCAGAAGTTTGTTGACCAAGCTATCTCTGCCAACACTAACTACGACCCTAGCGTCTACGATAGTGGCAAAGTGCCAATGAAGAAACTGCTTCAAGACCTGCTAACTGCGTATAAGTTTGGTGTGAAGACACTTTACTACCATAATACTCGTGACGGCGCGAAAGACGACCAGAACGACAAAGCAGCAGTGGTCGAGCAAGACGACGATTGTGCAGGCGGTGGCTGTAAGATCTAA
- the ubiG gene encoding bifunctional 2-polyprenyl-6-hydroxyphenol methylase/3-demethylubiquinol 3-O-methyltransferase UbiG gives MDKQQNVDLDEIRKFEEMASRWWDLEGEFKPLHQINPLRLNYVLEKANGLFGKTVLDVGCGGGILAESMAKQGANVTGLDMGKEPLEVARLHALETGTKLVYVQSTVEEHAAENAGKYDVVTCMEMLEHVPDPASVIASCAKLVKPGGQVFFSTLNRNLQSYLFAIVGAEKLLKIVPDGTHSHDKFIKPSELIKMIDATELIEKGITGLSYNPLTDSYKLGKRVDVNYIVYTEKSL, from the coding sequence ATGGATAAGCAACAAAACGTCGATCTAGACGAAATCAGAAAATTTGAAGAGATGGCAAGCCGTTGGTGGGACCTAGAGGGCGAGTTTAAACCTCTGCATCAAATCAACCCACTGCGCCTTAACTATGTGTTAGAAAAAGCCAATGGCCTTTTCGGCAAAACCGTACTCGATGTGGGTTGTGGTGGCGGTATCTTGGCAGAGAGCATGGCCAAGCAAGGTGCTAATGTCACTGGCCTGGATATGGGCAAGGAGCCACTGGAAGTCGCGCGTTTACATGCCCTAGAGACTGGCACTAAGCTCGTCTACGTTCAAAGCACGGTTGAAGAGCATGCTGCCGAAAACGCGGGTAAATACGACGTAGTGACCTGTATGGAAATGCTTGAGCACGTTCCAGATCCAGCATCCGTTATTGCTTCTTGTGCCAAACTCGTCAAGCCTGGTGGTCAAGTGTTCTTCTCTACGCTTAACCGCAACCTACAATCCTACTTGTTTGCCATTGTTGGTGCTGAGAAGCTACTTAAAATTGTTCCAGACGGCACTCATAGCCATGACAAGTTCATCAAGCCTTCTGAGCTTATTAAGATGATTGATGCCACCGAGCTGATTGAAAAAGGCATCACCGGCCTCTCCTACAATCCGCTAACGGATAGCTACAAGTTAGGTAAACGTGTAGACGTTAACTACATCGTCTACACTGAAAAGTCTCTCTAA
- a CDS encoding ISAs1 family transposase: MTLLERLNRIPDPRNDINVKHDLVDVVFLVFSAVLSGATGWKSIQEFGESQIDWLRQYRGFENGIPKRHCIANIISALDSDALLEALFEWLNSERTRTEKSVLAIDGKALRGTKTNGLKSMLHVVNAYDVESGLMLYQQSTHGKGKEISLSRDVLDALVLKEAIVTLDSLHCLAPTMAQIKAKKGDFTIQLKKNQPTLFEHVTEAFLAVYNQPDNMAECIQENEGHGRKEWRNIMQIEANLPPELKEKWPHIKSFIEVVSERTCNGKGTRDSRWYVSSLEVDVELAARTIREHWLVENQLHWVLDVVFREDELKVKDPNGAAHLAAFNRAALNTIKQDESDKDSLAAKRRKSGWSGEYRSKIIFG, encoded by the coding sequence ATGACACTTCTTGAACGCCTTAACCGCATACCTGATCCACGTAATGATATTAACGTTAAACACGACTTAGTTGATGTCGTTTTTCTAGTATTTTCTGCTGTGCTCAGTGGTGCTACAGGATGGAAGTCCATTCAAGAATTTGGTGAAAGCCAAATTGACTGGTTGAGACAATATCGAGGATTTGAAAATGGTATTCCCAAACGACACTGCATTGCTAACATTATCAGTGCATTAGATAGTGATGCTTTACTCGAAGCCTTGTTTGAATGGTTGAATTCTGAACGAACTCGAACAGAAAAATCGGTTTTAGCAATAGATGGTAAAGCTTTACGTGGAACTAAAACAAATGGGTTAAAAAGCATGTTACACGTTGTCAATGCGTATGATGTTGAAAGTGGGCTAATGCTTTATCAACAATCTACTCATGGCAAAGGTAAAGAAATCAGTTTATCTCGTGATGTTCTAGATGCTTTAGTCCTAAAAGAGGCAATAGTCACCTTAGACTCGCTGCATTGCTTAGCGCCAACGATGGCACAAATCAAGGCAAAGAAAGGCGACTTTACAATCCAGCTCAAAAAGAACCAGCCGACACTTTTTGAGCATGTGACAGAAGCTTTTTTAGCCGTTTATAATCAACCAGATAACATGGCGGAATGTATCCAAGAAAATGAAGGGCATGGTCGCAAAGAATGGCGGAATATCATGCAGATAGAGGCGAATCTTCCACCTGAGTTGAAAGAAAAGTGGCCTCATATAAAAAGCTTTATTGAAGTGGTAAGTGAGCGCACTTGCAATGGAAAAGGAACAAGAGATTCACGTTGGTATGTTAGCTCATTAGAGGTTGATGTTGAACTGGCTGCTCGGACAATCAGAGAGCATTGGTTGGTTGAAAACCAGCTTCATTGGGTTCTTGATGTGGTATTCAGAGAAGATGAACTAAAAGTAAAAGACCCAAATGGAGCTGCTCATTTAGCGGCATTTAATCGTGCTGCGTTGAACACGATAAAGCAGGATGAGAGTGACAAAGATAGCTTGGCTGCCAAACGTAGAAAGTCAGGTTGGTCTGGTGAATATCGCTCAAAAATAATCTTTGGCTAA
- the gyrA gene encoding DNA topoisomerase (ATP-hydrolyzing) subunit A — MSDLAKEITPVNIEDELRGSYLDYAMSVIVGRALPDVRDGLKPVHRRVLFAMNVLGNDWNKPYKKSARVVGDVIGKYHPHGDSAVYDTIVRMAQPFSLRYMLVDGQGNFGSIDGDSAAAMRYTEVRMAKIAHELLADLDKETVDYVPNYDGTEQIPAVLPTKIPNLLVNGSSGIAVGMATNIPPHNLNEVIDGCLAYIKNEDISIDELMDYIPGPDFPTAALISGRKGIIDAYKTGRGKVYMRSKAEIEEDKNGRETIIVTEIPYQVNKARLIEKIAELVKDKKVEGISALRDESDKDGMRIVIECKRDAVGEVVLNNLYSQTQLQTTFGINMVALNNGQPQLFNLKDMLKCFVDHRREVVTRRTIFELRKARDRAHILEALSLALANIDEVIELIKNAPTPAEAKVGLVSRGWELGSVASMLERAGTDAARPDWLEDQYGIRDGLYYLTEQQAQAILELRLHRLTGLEHEKILEEYKALLEEIAELMHILSSTERLMEVITEELEEVQATYGDERRSEITAAVHDIDMEELIAREDVVVTLSHEGYVKYQYLSDYEAQRRGGKGKSATKMKEEDYIERLLVANTHDNILCFSTRGKTYRLKVYQLPQASRTARGKPIVNILPLEEGERITAILPVSEFSADKFIFMATGDGTVKKTSLDQFSNVRANGLIAVNLRDDDSLIGVDITNGDSDVMLFSKQGKVVRFSEDKVRAMGRTAAGVRGMKLADDDQVVSLIVPSNEGDILTVTQNGYGKRTELEEYPTKGRATQGVVSIKVSERNGPVVGAVQVEEGDEMMMITDAGTLVRTRVAEVSQVGRNTQGVTLIRTASDESVVGLQRIDEVEELAELEGEEGTEGAVADAAATDTPEAPAADDASEE; from the coding sequence ATGAGCGATCTAGCTAAAGAGATCACGCCCGTAAACATAGAAGATGAGCTGAGAGGCTCATATCTCGACTACGCGATGTCAGTTATCGTGGGTCGTGCTCTTCCAGATGTGCGTGATGGCCTAAAACCAGTACACCGCCGCGTTCTGTTCGCGATGAATGTGCTAGGTAATGATTGGAATAAACCATATAAAAAGTCTGCCCGTGTTGTCGGCGACGTAATCGGTAAATATCACCCACACGGTGATAGTGCTGTATACGACACTATTGTTCGTATGGCTCAGCCGTTCTCGCTTCGCTACATGTTGGTAGATGGTCAAGGTAACTTCGGTTCCATTGATGGCGATTCAGCGGCGGCAATGCGTTATACCGAAGTCCGCATGGCTAAAATCGCTCATGAGCTATTAGCAGACCTAGACAAAGAAACCGTTGACTATGTTCCTAACTATGATGGAACAGAGCAAATTCCAGCGGTTCTGCCGACTAAGATTCCAAACCTACTAGTAAACGGTTCTTCTGGTATCGCAGTAGGTATGGCAACCAACATTCCACCGCATAACCTCAATGAAGTTATCGATGGCTGTTTGGCATACATCAAGAACGAAGACATCTCGATTGATGAGCTTATGGATTACATCCCGGGCCCAGATTTCCCGACAGCGGCACTGATCAGTGGTCGTAAAGGCATCATCGATGCTTACAAGACGGGTCGTGGTAAAGTCTACATGCGTTCTAAAGCAGAGATCGAAGAAGACAAGAATGGCAGAGAAACCATCATTGTTACCGAGATCCCTTATCAAGTGAACAAGGCTCGCCTAATCGAAAAGATTGCAGAGCTTGTTAAAGATAAGAAAGTAGAAGGCATTAGCGCACTACGTGATGAGTCTGATAAAGACGGTATGCGCATTGTTATCGAATGTAAGCGTGACGCAGTAGGTGAAGTGGTTCTAAACAACCTGTACTCACAGACTCAGCTACAAACTACGTTCGGCATCAACATGGTTGCCCTAAACAATGGTCAGCCACAGCTGTTCAACCTTAAGGACATGCTGAAGTGCTTCGTTGATCACCGCCGTGAAGTTGTGACTCGTCGTACTATCTTCGAACTTCGTAAAGCAAGAGACCGTGCTCATATCCTTGAAGCGCTATCCCTAGCCCTTGCGAATATCGATGAAGTTATCGAGTTGATTAAAAACGCACCAACACCTGCAGAAGCAAAAGTTGGTCTGGTTTCTCGTGGTTGGGAACTAGGTAGCGTAGCATCAATGCTAGAGCGTGCCGGTACTGACGCGGCTCGCCCAGACTGGCTAGAAGACCAATACGGCATCCGTGATGGTCTGTACTACCTAACTGAGCAACAAGCTCAAGCGATTCTAGAACTTCGCCTACACCGTCTAACCGGTCTAGAGCATGAGAAGATCCTAGAAGAGTACAAAGCACTTCTAGAAGAGATTGCAGAATTAATGCACATCCTTTCTAGTACAGAGCGCTTGATGGAAGTGATCACCGAAGAGCTAGAAGAAGTTCAAGCGACCTACGGTGACGAGCGTCGCAGTGAAATTACGGCTGCCGTTCATGACATTGATATGGAAGAGCTGATCGCTCGTGAGGACGTAGTAGTAACGCTGTCTCATGAAGGTTACGTAAAGTATCAGTACCTAAGCGACTACGAAGCTCAGCGTCGTGGTGGTAAAGGTAAGAGTGCGACTAAGATGAAGGAAGAGGATTACATCGAGCGTCTGCTTGTTGCTAACACTCACGACAACATCTTGTGCTTCTCAACTCGCGGTAAGACTTACCGTCTGAAAGTATATCAATTGCCACAAGCGAGCCGTACTGCTCGTGGTAAGCCTATCGTTAACATTCTTCCACTAGAAGAAGGTGAGCGTATCACGGCTATCCTGCCAGTGTCTGAATTCAGCGCTGACAAGTTCATCTTCATGGCGACTGGCGACGGTACAGTGAAGAAGACATCACTAGACCAGTTCTCTAACGTACGTGCTAACGGCCTAATCGCTGTGAACCTGCGTGACGATGACTCGCTGATTGGTGTGGATATCACTAACGGCGACAGCGATGTGATGCTGTTCTCGAAGCAGGGCAAAGTGGTTCGCTTTAGCGAAGACAAAGTCCGTGCAATGGGTCGTACAGCGGCAGGTGTTCGCGGTATGAAGCTAGCTGACGATGACCAAGTTGTGTCTCTGATTGTTCCTTCAAACGAAGGCGACATTCTAACCGTGACACAAAACGGTTACGGCAAGCGTACTGAGCTTGAAGAGTACCCAACTAAGGGTCGTGCAACGCAAGGTGTGGTTTCAATCAAAGTCTCTGAGCGAAACGGTCCTGTGGTTGGCGCTGTCCAAGTTGAAGAAGGCGACGAAATGATGATGATCACCGATGCAGGTACGCTAGTACGTACTCGCGTTGCAGAGGTGAGCCAAGTCGGTCGTAACACTCAAGGCGTAACACTAATCCGTACGGCTTCTGATGAGTCTGTAGTGGGTCTACAACGCATCGATGAAGTGGAAGAGCTAGCGGAACTTGAAGGTGAAGAGGGTACCGAAGGCGCGGTAGCAGATGCTGCAGCAACCGATACTCCTGAAGCACCAGCAGCGGACGACGCTTCTGAAGAGTAA
- a CDS encoding ABC transporter ATP-binding protein, with protein sequence MLKGLDVKYLKHFFQFAQPYRRTAWIGVAMLPLSIACSLLFPWLIIQVIDGYLSHSNVDGLLTPILYLVAVLIVSYIVDTTYAYNLRKTGQHTIADMRSVLVSRVLKLPRSYFDNTPIGITLSRLTSDLETIGDSFVQAVVGLVRDSLNTIALLIMMLVIDWKLTMVVLVVMPPVIYLTVYVRNRLRQMHQITRSALARGIGYLQEVLLGVKTVQLYRAEQEVEAKYQSYTDEFLAAQMKVNKYDAILFAFISGVTSITIALMIWFGSGQVLEASLTLGVLIAFINTLEKVFIPIRDFTSQIASIQSSFAAFDHIEELFVEPLEEEGHTLLPSDEIKPKLAEFQSLEFRNVSFRYKQDGPYVLNKVSFTLNKGHQVALVGSTGSGKSTIMRLITKTYRDYEGSILLNGIELSHIAAEDCAHLFSMMMQDVHLFEQSIDFNIALGKQSVGREQVVEAARYVYADRFIDQLPNNYDFKLDKNGANLSVGQTQLISFARAIAQGGQIMMLDEATSSVDSITEDLIQKAMSRLYQDKTVIAIAHRLSTIKHSDIILVLDKGEIVERGNHQQLVEFNGLYASLLNESKGGSLDQINVINM encoded by the coding sequence ATGTTAAAAGGGTTAGATGTAAAGTACCTCAAACACTTCTTCCAGTTTGCTCAGCCTTATCGACGTACGGCGTGGATAGGTGTCGCCATGTTGCCGCTCTCCATCGCGTGCAGTTTGCTGTTTCCATGGCTGATTATCCAAGTGATCGATGGCTACCTGTCCCACAGTAACGTTGATGGGTTGCTCACGCCTATCCTCTACTTAGTTGCAGTGCTGATTGTCAGTTACATCGTTGATACCACCTATGCCTACAACTTGCGTAAAACTGGTCAACACACCATTGCCGACATGCGCTCTGTGCTGGTGTCACGAGTGCTTAAACTGCCGCGCAGTTACTTCGATAACACACCAATTGGTATCACGTTGTCGCGGTTAACCAGCGATCTAGAAACCATTGGTGATTCGTTTGTTCAAGCCGTTGTGGGACTAGTGAGAGACAGTCTAAATACCATTGCACTTTTGATCATGATGCTGGTTATCGATTGGAAGCTCACTATGGTGGTATTAGTGGTGATGCCACCTGTGATTTATTTAACCGTCTATGTGCGTAATCGCCTACGCCAAATGCATCAAATTACCCGTTCTGCCCTTGCGAGAGGTATTGGGTACCTGCAAGAAGTGCTGCTCGGTGTAAAAACCGTTCAGTTATATCGCGCCGAGCAAGAAGTAGAGGCCAAATACCAAAGCTATACTGATGAGTTTTTAGCTGCGCAGATGAAGGTGAACAAATACGATGCGATTTTGTTCGCGTTTATCTCTGGCGTCACCTCGATCACCATCGCACTAATGATTTGGTTTGGCTCTGGCCAAGTGCTTGAAGCCTCGCTTACGCTAGGTGTATTGATTGCATTTATCAACACACTTGAGAAAGTGTTCATTCCGATCCGAGACTTCACCTCTCAAATTGCGTCTATTCAAAGCTCCTTTGCCGCTTTTGACCATATTGAGGAGCTATTTGTAGAACCGCTTGAGGAAGAAGGACATACACTGCTACCAAGTGATGAGATAAAGCCAAAGCTCGCAGAGTTCCAAAGCTTAGAGTTTCGCAATGTCAGCTTTAGGTATAAACAGGATGGGCCTTATGTGCTCAACAAGGTGTCTTTTACCCTCAATAAAGGCCATCAAGTCGCATTGGTGGGCTCTACGGGCTCTGGAAAGTCAACCATCATGCGTTTGATCACGAAAACCTATCGCGATTATGAAGGCAGTATTTTGCTTAATGGTATTGAGCTGTCACATATCGCGGCAGAAGATTGTGCTCACCTATTCTCTATGATGATGCAGGATGTTCACCTGTTTGAACAAAGCATTGATTTCAATATTGCGCTTGGTAAGCAAAGCGTCGGACGCGAGCAAGTTGTAGAAGCTGCACGCTATGTTTATGCAGATCGCTTTATCGATCAGCTCCCAAATAATTACGACTTTAAACTCGACAAAAATGGCGCAAACCTATCGGTTGGACAAACGCAGTTGATCTCGTTCGCGCGGGCTATCGCTCAAGGCGGGCAAATCATGATGCTGGACGAGGCCACCAGCTCTGTCGATTCCATTACAGAGGATTTAATCCAAAAAGCAATGAGTCGTTTGTATCAAGACAAAACCGTCATTGCCATTGCACATCGCCTAAGTACCATTAAACACTCTGACATTATTCTTGTGCTCGACAAGGGCGAAATTGTCGAACGTGGCAATCATCAGCAACTCGTCGAATTTAATGGACTATACGCAAGTCTGCTAAATGAATCTAAAGGTGGCAGCCTAGATCAAATAAATGTGATTAATATGTAA
- a CDS encoding sugar O-acetyltransferase: MTEFEKMLAGEEFDGGSESINKIRQNAADLLQAINQNTNEAQRGELFQQLMGSMDGSSIIRSPFYCEFGKTISIGKKTFLNMNITILDGAKITIGNNVLIGPNTQFYCASHDLNYLKRRSWATQCTPIAVEDDVWIGGNVVINQGVTIGARSVIAANSVVNSDVPPDSLYGGTPAKFIRKIHENEQES, encoded by the coding sequence ATGACCGAATTTGAAAAGATGCTTGCTGGCGAAGAGTTTGATGGTGGCTCGGAGAGCATTAATAAAATCCGTCAAAATGCAGCGGATTTACTACAGGCCATCAATCAAAATACTAACGAAGCGCAACGTGGTGAGCTGTTTCAGCAACTCATGGGGAGTATGGATGGATCTAGCATTATTCGTTCACCTTTTTACTGTGAGTTTGGTAAAACGATTTCGATTGGCAAGAAAACCTTCCTCAACATGAATATCACCATACTCGATGGCGCGAAAATCACCATTGGCAACAACGTGTTGATTGGTCCCAATACCCAGTTCTACTGTGCAAGTCACGACTTAAACTACTTAAAACGCCGCAGCTGGGCGACACAATGCACCCCCATTGCCGTCGAAGATGATGTGTGGATTGGGGGCAATGTGGTGATAAACCAAGGTGTGACTATTGGCGCTCGCTCAGTGATTGCAGCGAACTCTGTGGTTAATTCTGATGTACCACCAGACTCGCTTTACGGTGGCACGCCCGCCAAGTTTATTCGAAAGATTCACGAAAATGAGCAGGAGAGTTAG